In Pedosphaera parvula Ellin514, the sequence CAAGGAGCATTCCCATGCCACACCACTCGGTAATACCGGCAAAATCAGACCGGTGCCCACGAACGTGGGAATCACAAAGAAGCAAGGATGCAGAAGGAACCCCAGAATCATACCGGTGAGCACCAGGGCGCCTGCTGCGATGCGCACCTGGCGTTCAAGTGACATTGTTTTGCGGCCCCGGACGACCGGCAAGCCGGCGGCTTGCCACGCTTCAATTCCTCCCTCAATCACGGCGACATCGGTGACCCCGGACTTTTGCAATCTCTCCGCGGCCTGTCGCGCCCGGTTTCCGGTGCGACAAAGAATGTAGATCGGACGATTTGCCGCCAGCTCTGCGAGCGTGGCGGGATGAAGCTCTGCCAACGGTCGCAGCAGGGCATCGGCGGTGTGCACTTCTTTGTATTCAGCTGGCGTGCGGACATCCAAAAGCAGTGCCCGGGCGTTGTTTTTTGCCTCTTGAACAGATACAGTTTGCATATTATGGTAATGGTAATCTATATCGCTATATAGCTATATGCAAGTGAAGAGAGCCAATATTCTTTCGGAGGCGCAGATTGACGACGCGGCGCGCCTTTTTGCAATCCTTTCCGAACCTTCGCGCCTGCGCATCATCAAGCATCTCATGGCAGGTCCAAAGACTGTTGGTGAACTGGTCGCCAGGCTCGATATGAAACAGGGCAGCGTTTCCAAGCAACTTGCCATTCTTCACCAGGCGCGTCTGCTAACGCGGGAGCGCGACGGAAACTTCATCCGTTATGGCCTGGCTGACCCGATCCTGGTGCCGCTTTGCAAACTCGTCTGCGACCGTATTGAACGGCTTGCTCGCCAGCAGGCCAAAGCCGCCGGACTTCGCCTCAAATGATGGACTTGTTGGCCCTGCTCACACTGCGAACGACGGGAAGTTTGCAGTTCGGACAGGCAAGCACTCCATTATTTTCATGCGTAAGATGGTGAGGTTTCAAAAGCTGTAGCTTTTTGAAAATGGGCTGATATAAACTGGCACTTATGTCTTCCAAATCGTTCTTCAAATTCGTGCTTGTTTTTGCCCTCTCACTGTTTGGATTTTCCCGCTCTGGCCACGCCCAGGTCAGCAAGGCACATCAAATTCTCATTGACCGCGGACTCCAGGTGCAGGGGATGGCCGAGGCCGCTATCTTCCATCTCTCCACCTACACGAACGCCCACTACACTTCCATTAACTGGGGGTACAGCTCAGACCCATCCCAGGCGCCCGTTTTTCCCTGGTCAGGTTGGGTGAGCGATATCACCAACATGCCGCCCATGGGAAGCGAGGCACCTTACATGAGCCAACTCGTGAGCTTATCCTTGTCTGACGAACCTTTCTTGAACTCGCAGTTCTATTTCGACAAAATGCTTAATTGGTTCACCAACGTACAAAACAGCTATCCGAACACAATTCTTTATATCAACAATTGGGGTGGGGAGGTAGAGGATGGACCACTAAGCAGCTTCATTGCACAAGCCAGGCCGGACATGATCTCATTTGACTTTTATCCCTGGCAATCGGACTACTATACGCATGTCCCATTTGCCTTAAGCCAAACGTGGTATGGCGAACTGCGGCGCTATAAGGCATGGGCCAGCGCCTACAACATTCCGTACGGCATTTATCGCCAGACTTTTCATGCGGTGGAGGAGCCTGATCCTACTAATAATGTCCCCGGAAGGATCTATCGCGATCCGTCAGCATCGGAAATGCGCCTGAATACTTTTGGCGCCCTGGCTTTTAACGCCAAGATGCTCATCGACTTCACCTACAACTCCGGTGCATCGTCGCTCTTTGACCGCGATGAGCAAGGACAATGGCATGGCGATACCCTCACCAATGCACTCTACAATGAAATGGTAGATATCAATCAACGCGCTGTTAATTTTGGCAAGGCATTGGTTTTCCTCAAACCGGTCTATGAAATGCACAATACGAATACCGTCAATCCTCCCCCCGGACCAGGCAGTGACGATCAATATTTTCCGAATGGATATTGTACAAGTGTGATGTTTCTTCGTGGGAAGTCCATGAGCGGCAGCGTTACGAATTTTAATCCGCTACCCGACTCCTTTTATAACGATCCTTCCTCCGCCACCAATTCCAACCTTATCAATTCCAGCGCTTACAGTTGGTGGGAATTCCCAAAGAACGATCCGTATTTGACCGGCTGGAGCATGACCAATAAGGCCGGCGTCATGAACAACGGCCTGCCGGGGGACGTGATTATTTCGTGGTTCCATCCACTGGATGAAATTTATGACGGGACGAACTACACGAATGAAGTCTATATGATGGTCGTCAACGCGCTGACCGCCACCAACGGCACTGCGGCGGACTGCATGCAGGAAATCAAACTGACTTTCAGCGGATTAACGGGAGCCATGACCAATTTAATCATGTTGGATCCGGTTACTGGCCAATGGAAAACGAACGGTTTGCCGGTGTTCAGCACGAAACGCCAACTCACCCTTGACTTGAACGGCGGTGACGCGGTCCTATTCAAATTCAATACTGGCGCCCCGTTTGTCGGCCACGTGCCTCCGAGTGCGGTGCGATTGACTGCTACGACCCAGGCAGGCACTCCGGGGATCAGCGTTCAAGGAACCGTGGGAGCACATTATCAGTTGCAGACCACGTCGGCACTTCTGGGGGTGAATAATTGGACGACCGTGACCAATCTGTATCTTCCCACGTCCACCTATGTGTTCACAAACATGCCCTCAGTGAACACTACCAATAGTTATTATCGCGTGGTGGGCATCCCGTAAATCGTTTGGTGCAGCTTTGTTCCGTGATTGAGAGAATTTAGTTTTCTTTTAAACTTCATTTCCTTAAGCGTTTTCATTCCGGAATTTTTCCGGGTTTCCGGTTTGGTTTTGGATCGTCGTCGCCGGTGAAAGGCGGGCGATCGAATTTTTTGCCATCGCCAACGACTCGAGGGTCGCTTGCATCGGTGAGGGTTTTTAATAATTGCGCTGACAACTGGGCTTTGATTTCCGCATACGCAGGCTGGTCGGCAAGGTTCATCACCTCGTCGGGATCTCGGCGGACGTCGTACAGCTCCTCGGCGGGGCGTTTTCCAAAGGCAACATTATAAAACCATTTCCCTTCGCTTCCGGTGCGGTGTTGAACGAGCCAGGCCTTGGTTGGACTCGCATCCATATCAGCAAAGCCGATGAACGTATTATGTTCCAGCGTCTGCTGGGATGGCGTTTCGTTTTCGGTGATGCGACCTGGGGCACCCAGCGGCCAGCGGTCCGGAGCAAAGTTGCGGATGTAAACAAACTCCGGAGTTCGCAAGGCGCGCATCGGATAGGGCAGGAAACCTTCCCGCGCGGCGGCGACATGCCGTTCGCGCCCGGTAATGACGGTGGTGCGCGTCGGATCGATTTGACCACTTTTTTCCGATTTCAAAATCGGCAGGAGGCTGCGGCCATATAGTCCTTTTGGCGGTTGAAGGCCACCGATTTCCATGAACGTTGGGGCGAGGTCAGGGAGGCAGGTGTAATCCTCGACAATGCGACCCGCTTTGCCACCGGGAAGGCGCATTACCAAAGCCACACTCACGCCGTGATCGTAGAGATTGCATTTGCCGGAAGGGACGCCGGGCATGCCGTGATCGCCACTGATGACGAGGAGCGTGTGATCTGCTTCGCCTGATTCTTCGAGGCGTTTTAGCAGCACGCCGACATAGGCATCCACGGCCTGACATTCACCCAGGTAATCGGCGACGTCCTCGCGCACCTCGGGTACGTCCGGCAGGAATTTGGGCATTTTGCCTTTGAGTGAGTCGGGGTCGATGCCCCAGAGTTTTTTGCCTGAGCCTTTGATCCAGGTGCGATGCGTGGTCGTGGGGCCAAAGAAGTAGTGCCACGGCTGGCCGGGCTTTCGTGCCGCCAGGAAATCGTCAAAATTTCCGCGCACCTGGGAGAGAATTTCTTCGCGAGCCTGCGGTAAGGTCATTCCTTTGCTCACGCGGTCGGTGGCTTCTTCAGAAAAATTATTGGGTGCACGGCCATGCTTTTCGTAGGCGTATTGCTGTCCGCCAAAAGGGGCGTCGCGTGGAGTCCCCGGGCTCCAGACCTTGTAACTTTTTCCGATGTGATAACCGGCGTCACGGAGCATCAGCGGGAAGCTGGGAATGGAACTATCCCACACGGCACCCTGCAAAATCGCGCCGCGCTCGGTGTTGAAAAAGTAACGACCGGAAAGGAGGGAACTGCGGCAAGGAGTGCAGGAGGGGGCATTGACGAACGCATTCTTGAACAGGACACCTTCACGGGCCACGCGGTCCACGTTGGGAGTTTTGATGATGTCGTTCAGCGATGCCCGTCCATCCAGCCCGCGATAACAACTTGCGTAACGACCCCAGTCATCGGCGAAAACAAAAAGAATATTGAGTTTCTTTTGGTCCGCTGCGTGCGAAGGCAGAGCGGTCGCGAATATCGCAAATGCCACAAACAAAAATCTTCGAAATGGATGCATGTCATTGAAAAGACGTGGTAACATCTCGCGTGGTTTCATTATTAGCATGTTTGCTGGTGGCTGGTAGTTCAGCAACAGAAAACCGGTGATAATCTGTGCGGGGGCTTTATGCTGAAATGAGCGAAGTGTAAATAACCAGGGCCAACCACTTTTAAATGTTCGTTGATTACAGTTATGAAAGCCGAAGCTCCAAAGCTTCGTCAGCCCAAAGCCTGCTTTAAATCTGCGATCAAATCATCCACGTCTTCAATACCCACGGAGTAACGGATCAAACCTTCCGGGATACCCATGGCCGCGCGTTCTTCCGGCGTGCATTCGACGTGGCTGGTGGTGGCGGGTGGTCCCGCGATGGTTTCCACCGCGCCCAGGTTTGCCGCCAGGTGCGCGTGGCGCAGACGAGGGAGGAAAGCGCGCACGGCGTCGAAGCCGCCTTTCAACATGAAGCTGAGCACGCCACCAAAGCCGCGCATTTGCTGTCGTGCAATCTCATGCTGTGGATGGGATGACAATCCCGGATAAAAAACCTGTGTGACCGATGGCTGGCTTTCGAGAAACTGCGCGATCTTCAAAGCACTTTCGTTCTGACGGGCAACGCGAAGCTGCAAGGTCTTCATTCCGCGCAACAACAGGTATGCGGCCATGGGATCGAGAGCCGCGCCGGTGATTTCGCGATGATGATAAACCTGGTGAACCAGTTCCTTGGAGCCGCAGACCACGCCACCGAGCGCATCGGCATGGCCGCCGAGGAATTTTGTGGCACTGTGCAGCACCAGATCCACGCCCAAGGCCAACGGATTTTGATTGATGGGGGTGGCAAAGGTGTTGTCGGCCACGACCAGCGCACCCACCTTGTGGGCAGCTTTTGCGAGGCGGGCGATGTCCATGACCTTGAGCGTTGGATTGGTTGGGCTTTCCATATAAAGCACTCGGCAACCTTTGGCAATTTCCGCCTCAATCGCTTCGTGATTGGTCGTGTTGCACAGTTCAACCTTGATATGAAAGCGGGGGAGAAATTCAAGGAACAACTTGTTGGTCCCACCGTATGTGTCCTTGACCGAAACCACCCGGTCGCCGGGTGAGAGCAGGGTGAACAGGATGTTGCTGATGGCGGCCATGCCGGTGGCGAAGCTGGTGGCGGCATCGGCACCTTCGAGCAGGCGCACTTTTTCCTCGAATGCCGCCACGGTCGGGTTGGTGTTGCGACCGTAAATATGACCCGGAGCGCGCCCCAAAGCCACATCCTGCCAAGCATCCACGTCCGGGTAGCCAAATGATACGCTATGCACCACTGGCACTTGAGTGGCACCCCACCACAAATTGTTTTCTTCACCCGCCCAGACGGACATGGTCCCGGAACCCAGTGGTTTTTGTTTTGACATGCGTCAATGCTTAGCCGCACTCATTCCTGAACAGCAAGTTTCTTTTTACCAACGACTTTGGCAGGATGGGGTTTTGCATGAAAAACGTCAGCCGAGTTATTGGCACCAAACTAAGTTCTCAGCAGTTTCCTCGCATGGCGAGGCAATTACGCGTCCAATACGTGAGTGGTGACGAAGGGTTTAGTATCCCTGGGCTTGTCGGGGAAGCGCGCAACAGCGTTTCGGGGCAGATGAAATTATTCTGAGTAAATAACCTGGGCTGCCTCTTTGTGCCGGTTTGTGTAAATAATTAGGTCCGATCCGTTCACGAGTGCAACCGGGCATCTGGCGGAATTGGAAGCAGCAGAGAATCACTGAAGTTTGGAGTGGCAGGAGGCAAGAATTCCTTTGTTTTCCGAGCTGAAAACTGGCAGCATTGGCGGTCTATGACCGGAAGACTGCGCAAGGATTTGCCGATTGGTCTGTTGCTGGCAACGATTACATTTGTTGCCTATTACGGCGTTCTGCACGCTGGCTTCAACAATTACGATGACTCTCAATACCTGACAGAGAACCCCGCGATAAAAGCGGGACTGACTGCGGAAAGCGTTGAGTGGGCCTTTACAACCGGATATGCAGGCAACTGGCATCCGCTTACCTGGTTATCTCACATGCTTGATTGGCAATTGTTTGGGGCGCAGGCCGGTCCGCATCACCTCATTAG encodes:
- a CDS encoding rhodanese-like domain-containing protein is translated as MQTVSVQEAKNNARALLLDVRTPAEYKEVHTADALLRPLAELHPATLAELAANRPIYILCRTGNRARQAAERLQKSGVTDVAVIEGGIEAWQAAGLPVVRGRKTMSLERQVRIAAGALVLTGMILGFLLHPCFFVIPTFVGTGLILPVLPSGVAWECSLPECPGTRALPRS
- a CDS encoding ArsR/SmtB family transcription factor; translated protein: MQVKRANILSEAQIDDAARLFAILSEPSRLRIIKHLMAGPKTVGELVARLDMKQGSVSKQLAILHQARLLTRERDGNFIRYGLADPILVPLCKLVCDRIERLARQQAKAAGLRLK
- a CDS encoding sulfatase family protein; the encoded protein is MAFAIFATALPSHAADQKKLNILFVFADDWGRYASCYRGLDGRASLNDIIKTPNVDRVAREGVLFKNAFVNAPSCTPCRSSLLSGRYFFNTERGAILQGAVWDSSIPSFPLMLRDAGYHIGKSYKVWSPGTPRDAPFGGQQYAYEKHGRAPNNFSEEATDRVSKGMTLPQAREEILSQVRGNFDDFLAARKPGQPWHYFFGPTTTHRTWIKGSGKKLWGIDPDSLKGKMPKFLPDVPEVREDVADYLGECQAVDAYVGVLLKRLEESGEADHTLLVISGDHGMPGVPSGKCNLYDHGVSVALVMRLPGGKAGRIVEDYTCLPDLAPTFMEIGGLQPPKGLYGRSLLPILKSEKSGQIDPTRTTVITGRERHVAAAREGFLPYPMRALRTPEFVYIRNFAPDRWPLGAPGRITENETPSQQTLEHNTFIGFADMDASPTKAWLVQHRTGSEGKWFYNVAFGKRPAEELYDVRRDPDEVMNLADQPAYAEIKAQLSAQLLKTLTDASDPRVVGDGKKFDRPPFTGDDDPKPNRKPGKIPE
- a CDS encoding cystathionine gamma-synthase family protein, yielding MSKQKPLGSGTMSVWAGEENNLWWGATQVPVVHSVSFGYPDVDAWQDVALGRAPGHIYGRNTNPTVAAFEEKVRLLEGADAATSFATGMAAISNILFTLLSPGDRVVSVKDTYGGTNKLFLEFLPRFHIKVELCNTTNHEAIEAEIAKGCRVLYMESPTNPTLKVMDIARLAKAAHKVGALVVADNTFATPINQNPLALGVDLVLHSATKFLGGHADALGGVVCGSKELVHQVYHHREITGAALDPMAAYLLLRGMKTLQLRVARQNESALKIAQFLESQPSVTQVFYPGLSSHPQHEIARQQMRGFGGVLSFMLKGGFDAVRAFLPRLRHAHLAANLGAVETIAGPPATTSHVECTPEERAAMGIPEGLIRYSVGIEDVDDLIADLKQALG